One region of Quercus lobata isolate SW786 chromosome 2, ValleyOak3.0 Primary Assembly, whole genome shotgun sequence genomic DNA includes:
- the LOC115977511 gene encoding receptor-like protein 7 — protein sequence MGSSSLCIMFMRVLFLVSLSQLIVLTHSSPSIQSLCHDDESSALLQFKNSFSIKRSESSDPLACPKVASWTLEGQNSDCCAWDGVICDEDTGHVIELDLSSCNLYGSINSNSSLFHLVHLQRLNLAFNNFNYSQIPSQVGNLSRLTYLNLSSSMLSGEIPVTLMNLTKLTFLGLSSNNFQGPIPSSIVHLYNLEVLDVYNNNLNGTMELCMFLNMKSLGMLDLSHNELSLLIDETCTNATLPKFYGLDLAACNLIEFPNFLKNQDGLQWLSLAYNNITGHIPEWMWHK from the coding sequence ATGGGGTCTTCCTCTCTTTGCATCATGTTCATGCGTGTGCTTTTCTTAGTTTCTCTGTCCCAGCTTATTGTTCTCACTCATTCTTCTCCTTCTATACAGTCACTATGCCATGATGATGAGAGTTCAGCCTTGCTGCAATTCAAAAACAGTTTCAGCATAAAAAGGTCTGAATCTAGTGACCCATTGGCTTGTCCCAAGGTTGCATCTTGGACACTAGAAGGTCAAAACAGTGATTGTTGCGCATGGGATGGTGTTATCTGTGATGAGGACACAGGTCACGTGATTGAACTTGATCTGAGTAGCTGCAATCTTTATGGTTCAATCAATTCCAATAGCAGTCTCTTCCATCTTGTTCATCTTCAAAGACTCAACCTCGCCTTCAACAACTTCAACTACTCTCAAATCCCATCCCAGGTAGGCAATCTTTCAAGACTAACATatctcaatctctcttcttcCATGTTATCTGGTGAAATCCCTGTTACCCTTATGAACCTGACAAAGTTGACTTTTCTGGGGCTTTCGTCCAACAATTTTCAAGGCCCAATTCCAAGCTCAATAGTCCACCTTTACAATCTTGAGGTTCTTGATGTTTATAATAATAACTTGAATGGCACCATGGAACTTTGTATGTTTCTTAATATGAAAAGCCTAGGCATGTTGGATCTTTCTCATAATGAATTGTCATTACTCATTGATGAAACATGTACCAATGCCACTTTGCCAAAGTTTTATGGGTTAGATTTGGCTGCATGTAACTTGATTGAATTTCCAAATTTCCTAAAAAACCAAGATGGGCTACAGTGGCTAAGCCTAGCTTACAACAACATTACTGGCCATATACCTGAGTGGATGTGGCACAAGTAA
- the LOC115977509 gene encoding receptor like protein 23-like, whose product MDLSFNFLTGFDGQVPIPLPWTNLAILDLSSNQLEGSLPIPPSSTLRYNIPNNKLSGRISQWICNMTSIQMLDLSNNSLSGSLPQCLNKFGDSLLVLNLQKNKLEGSIPQTWAKGTQLRMINFSENKFQNRLPTSLANLMMLEAIDLGVNQFNDSFPYWFGNLPNLMVLCIRSNKFNGPIVIPNAEYKFPNLRVLDLSNNSFSGKLPLEIFQNWKYRDFENESPLTYIHVKANFTIPKGSWNYHLSYDYNYSMAITNKGMNMVYQRVQELFRGIDMSSNRFEREIPESIGDLKVLHLFNVSNNFLSSNIPFSLGNLAGLESLDISLNRLSGEIPQQLTQLNFLQYFNVSYNNLTGHIPSGQQFNTFQNNSFEGNSGLCGSPLTNNCNNFDTLLPPASISENSEDSDSPFEFGWKIVVIGYGFGTVVGVIIGHVVIARNPDWLRKTFGMKQLGRRHRN is encoded by the coding sequence ATGGatctttctttcaattttctcaCAGGCTTTGATGGTCAAGTTCCAATTCCTCTTCCATGGACTAATCTAGCCATTCTAGACCTTAGCTCTAACCAGCTCGAAGGGTCACTTCCTATTCCACCATCCTCCACTTTGCGCTATAATATTCCAAACAATAAGTTGAGTGGAAGAATTTCACAATGGATTTGCAACATGACTTCTATTCAGATGCTTGATTTGTCTAATAACAGCTTAAGTGGTTCACTTCCTCAATGTTTGAACAAGTTTGGTGATTCTTTATTAGTGCTTAATCTACAAAAGAACAAACTTGAGGGAAGCATTCCACAAACTTGGGCAAAGGGAACCCAATTGCGAATGATAAATTTTAGTGAAAACAAATTCCAAAACCGGTTACCAACATCATTGGCCAATTTAATGATGCTAGAGGCTATTGATCTTGGTGTCAACCAATTCAATGATTCTTTTCCCTATTGGTTTGGAAATCTTCCAAATTTAATGGTTCTCTGTATAAGGTCTAACAAATTCAATGGTCCAATAGTCATTCCTAATGCTGAGTATAAGTTTCCCAACTTGCGAGTCCTTGATCTTTCCAACAATAGCTTTTCAGGAAAGTTGCCACTAGAAATATTTCAGAATTGGAAGTACAGGGATTTTGAGAACGAAAGCCCTTTAACTTATATTCATGTGAAGGCAAATTTTACCATACCAAAAGGTAGTTGGAATTATCATTTGTCTTATGATTACAATTACTCAATGGCAATTACAAACAAAGGCATGAATATGGTATATCAAAGGGTCCAAGAGCTCTTTAGAGGTATTGATATGTCAAGCAATAGGTTTGAAAGAGAGATCCCAGAATCAATTGGTGATTTAAAGGTGCTTCATTTGTTCAATGTTTCCAATAACTTCCTTAGTAGCAATATCCCATTTTCATTGGGAAATCTTGCAGGGTTGGAATCATTGGACATTTCTTTAAACAGACTCTCAGGGGAGATCCCACAACAGCTAACACAACTTAATTTCTTGCAATATTTCAATGTCTCTTATAATAATCTTACGGGACACATACCAAGTGGGCAACAATTTAATACATTTCAAAACAATTCATTTGAGGGAAATTCAGGATTGTGTGGGAGCCCATTGACaaataattgtaataattttgaTACTTTGCTGCCTCCAGCCTCAATCTCAGAGAATAGTGAAGATTCAGATTCTCCATTTGAATTTGGTTGGAAAATAGTTGTGATTGGGTATGGATTTGGTACAGTTGTTGGAGTGATTATTGGGCATGTTGTGATTGCAAGGAACCCTGATTGGTTAAGGAAGACATTTGGAATGAAGCAACTTGGGAGGAGACATAGAAAttga
- the LOC115977510 gene encoding endochitinase-like isoform X2 yields MKSYMFILLSLAFLLGSTWAEQCGRQANGAICPNGLCCSQHGWCGTTTEYCGNGCQSQCKPAATTPSKPTPTPSGGGGDVGSLISLSLFNELLKHRDNGCPSHGFYTYDAFITAAQSFGGFGTTGDVNTRKRELAAFLAQTSHKTTGGWASAPDGPYAWGYCFIREKKMETNCDNKAPCPPGKQYYGRGPIQLTHNYNYDLVGKAIKVDLINNPDLVATGPMISFKTAIWFWMTPQANKPSSHDVIIGQWTPSPADTSAGRAPGYGVITNIINGGQECGKSSNDKEAYEKVANRIGFYKRYCGILGLDYGNNLDCYNQKPFG; encoded by the exons ATGAAGTCCTACATGTTTATTCTCTTGAGTTTGGCTTTCTTGCTAGGAAGTACCTGGGCAGAACAATGTGGAAGACAAGCTAATGGTGCTATTTGTCCAAATGGGCTATGTTGTAGCCAACATGGATGGTGTGGCACCACAACCGAGTACTGCGGAAATGGTTGCCAAAGCCAATGTAAGCCTGCAGCAACTACACCTTCCAAACCAACCCCAACCcctagtggtggtggtggtgatgttGGCAGCCTCATCAGCCTCTCTCTATTCAATGAACTGCTTAAACATCGCGATAACGGCTGCCCCAGTCACGGGTTCTATACCTATGATGCTTTCATCACTGCTGCTCAATCTTTTGGTGGGTTTGGCACCACTGGTGATGTTAATACTCGTAAAAGGGAGCTTGCTGCTTTCTTGGCTCAAACTTCTCATAAGACTACAG GAGGGTGGGCAAGTGCACCAGATGGTCCATATGCATGGGGATACTGCTTtataagggagaaaaaaatggAAACTAATTGTGATAACAAAGCGCCATGCCCTCCTGGCAAACAATATTATGGAAGAGGACCCATCCAACTTACTCA CAATTACAACTATGATTTAGTTGGTAAAGCCATCAAGGTGGACCTAATAAACAATCCAGATCTTGTAGCCACAGGCCCAATGATCTCATTCAAGACAGCCATATGGTTTTGGATGACTCCACAGGCTAACAAGCCATCAAGCCACGATGTCATCATAGGCCAATGGACACCATCCCCTGCAGATACATCAGCTGGTCGAGCCCCAGGCTATGGTGTCATCACTAATATAATCAATGGTGGTCAAGAATGTGGGAAAAGTTCTAATGATAAGGAGGCTTATGAGAAGGTGGCTAATAGGATAGGGTTCTATAAGAGGTACTGTGGCATTTTGGGACTGGACTATGGAAACAATTTGGATTGCTATAATCAAAAGCCCTTTGGTTAA
- the LOC115977514 gene encoding multiple organellar RNA editing factor 1, mitochondrial, protein MALLYSLRLHRTLTSLSTLHRSLPSISASTSTPLLHGPISSTATATTTTSSSNLLAKPRPFRSSAIALYSSRSTYNPNSNEEIGPDTILFEGCDYNHWLIVMDFGKENRLSPEEMVRAYEETCAKGLNISVEEAKTKIYACSTTTYVGFQVLMTEEESKKFEALPGVTFVLPDSYIDPANKEYGGDKYINGTIIPRPPPVQYGRQGRPRDRRNNQTTYNQSRPSFDYQAGDGRNRGAPQNYSPQQNYGPPGQAPQQNYGPPRQAPQQNYGPPGQAPQQNYGPPGQAPQQNYGPPGQAPQQNYGPPGQAPRQNYGPPGQGERRDPMPMNNMNYAPGGMGSHQSGRGDPTPSQHSNYNQGQGNYHPQERRDFPQGNQSAYVPPGKENFMGENRNYGPPQGGPYGQGAGGYQGQGTEGAYKQGASSGYGQSYPGPGEGQRFSQGEQRNWQGEQRTYAPMGQTGSDQGRY, encoded by the exons ATGGCGTTGTTGTACTCTCTCCGCCTCCACCGAACCCTAACTTCTCTCTCCACTCTCCACCGCTCTCTCCCCTCAATCTCCGCTTCCACCTCCACTCCTCTCCTCCACGGCCCCATTTCCtccaccgccaccgccaccaccaccacctcctcctCCAATCTCCTCGCTAAACCCCGGCCGTTCCGATCATCGGCCATCGCGCTCTACTCGTCTCGCTCGACCTACAACCCCAACAGCAACGAAGAGATCGGACCCGATACGATACTCTTCGAAGGCTGCGATTACAACCACTGGCTAATCGTCATGGATTTCGGCAAGGAGAATAGGCTCTCGCCTGAGGAAATGGTCCGTGCCTACGAGGAGACCTGTGCCAAAGGCCTCAAtatcag TGTGGAGGAGGCAAAAACGAAAATTTATGCTTGTAGCACAACAACATATGTTGGCTTTCAAGTTTTGATGACAGAAGAGGAGTCTAAAAAATTTGAAG CTTTACCTGGAGTTACCTTTGTATTGCCAGATTCTTACATAGATCCAGCAAACAAGGAGTATGGag GAGATAAATACATTAATGGTACAATTATACCTAGGCCACCACCAGTTCAGTATGGAAGGCAAGGGAGACCGCGTGATCGAAGAAATAACCAAACAACATATAATCAATCAAGACCGTCATTCGACTACCAGGCAGGAGATGGAAGGAACCGTGGCGCTCCACAAAATTATTCACCACAGCAGAATTATGGCCCTCCAGGACAAGCACCACAGCAGAATTATGGCCCACCCAGACAAGCACCACAGCAGAATTATGGCCCACCCGGACAAGCACCACAGCAGAATTATGGCCCTCCAGGACAAGCACCACAGCAGAATTATGGCCCTCCAGGACAAGCACCACAGCAGAATTATGGCCCTCCAGGACAAGCACCACGGCAGAATTATGGCCCACCAGGACAAGGAGAAAGAAGAGATCCTATGCCCATGAACAACATGAATTATGCCCCTGGAGGAATGGGCAGTCACCAGTCTGGGAGGGGAGATCCAACACCTTCACAACACAGCAACTACAACCAAGGGCAGGGAAATTATCATCCCCAAGAACGTAGAGACTTCCCTCAAGGAAATCAGAGTGCTTATGTGCCTCCTGGGAAGGAGAATTTTATGGGAGAGAATAGGAATTATGGTCCTCCACAGGGTGGACCTTATGGGCAAGGAGCAGGTGGATATCAAGGCCAAGGAACAGAGGGAGCTTATAAGCAGGGAGCAAGTTCTGGCTATGGGCAGAGTTACCCAGGGCCTGGAGAAGGTCAAAGGTTCTCACAAGGTGAACAGAGGAACTGGCAAGGAGAGCAAAGGACCTATGCACCAATGGGACAAACGGGAAGTGACCAA GGGCGATATTGA